Proteins from a genomic interval of Papaver somniferum cultivar HN1 chromosome 4, ASM357369v1, whole genome shotgun sequence:
- the LOC113275744 gene encoding ankyrin repeat and SAM domain-containing protein 3-like codes for MLLLGMNSKRQRRPNVRLNEIGDVSAAVSSFTSSHRPNQNLEEENYPGQSFYDPIYGYSIPSSEFMEMDHGPAQNDTQQNRENWNPNSSKSPFDFTCSDEGYMSKPKLDFGVITKRGRVMKRRGRSTRVYSGLAGGAWRSRISPAAKNNSFDGSKLDDYFDDGYTNRFDDSMDHHTSNADKEEAWEDYLVDPAVSDSRGGDDSDETLSRDAYENPETVDAKDDPYTDPESGCGNGNSNIGFPVRVINSVSDWLEGLGFSKYVDIFEMHEVDEDALPLLTLEDLKEMGVDAVGPRRKLYNAIRLLREEGSD; via the coding sequence ATGTTGTTGTTAGGTATGAATTCAAAGAGACAGAGACGCCCAAATGTTAGGTTAAATGAGATAGGAGATGTTTCAGCTGCGGTATCTAGTTTTACTTCTTCTCATAGACCTAACCAAAATTTGGAGGAGGAAAACTACCCTGGGCAGTCATTTTACGATCCAATTTATGGATATTCAATTCCAAGTTCTGAATTCATGGAAATGGATCATGGTCCAGCTCAGAATGATACCCAGCAGAATAGAGAGAATTGGAATCCTAATTCCTCGAAATCACCTTTCGATTTTACATGTTCAGATGAGGGATATATGAGTAAACCCAAGTTGGATTTTGGTGTTATTACTAAGAGGGGTAGAGTAATGAAGCGCCGAGGTAGAAGTACCAGAGTATATAGTGGACTTGCTGGTGGAGCTTGGAGATCTAGGATAAGTCCTGCAGCAAAAAATAACAGCTTTGATGGGTCGAAATTAGATGATTACTTTGATGATGGTTATACCAACAGGTTTGACGATTCCATGGATCATCATACTTCAAATGCAGATAAAGAAGAAGCTTGGGAAGATTATTTAGTTGATCCTGCTGTTTCTGATTCGCGAGGTGGGGATGATTCTGATGAGACATTGTCAAGGGATGCGTATGAAAACCCTGAAACCGTGGATGCTAAGGATGACCCATATACTGATCCTGAATCTGGTTGTGGTAATGGCAATAGCAATATTGGATTTCCTGTTAGAGTAATAAACAGTGTTAGTGACTGGCTGGAAGGTCTTGGGTTTAGTAAATATGTCGATATATTCGAAATGCATGAGGTCGATGAAGATGCCTTGCCGCTACTTACTTTGGAGGATCTTAAAGAGATGGGTGTTGATGCTGTTGGGCCTCGTCGCAAATTATATAATGCAATTCGACTTCTAAGGGAGGAAGGTTCTGATTGA